The following DNA comes from Nitrogeniibacter aestuarii.
CGAAGCCATCGAGCGCTGGAAAGCGGACCGCGGCTACGACAAACCCTTGTTCTTCAACGAGAGCGCTTCCGGGGCCCAGGCGCTGACCGACACGGTTTTCTTCGACAAGTCGATTCGGATGTTTGCATTCGATTTCGGACGTGCGGAAGACGGGCGAGACATTGCGCGTGAAATCAGGATGCGCATGGGGCCATCCCTGGCGATCGCCATCCCGACATTCATTCTCGGGCTGGTGGCATCTGTCAGTTTCGCGCTGATGCTGGTTTTCTTTCGTGCCACACCGCTCGATTTCTGGGGCGTGGTGATCTGCGTCGCCATGATGTCCATATCCAGTCTGTTCTACATCATTGGCGGCCAGTGGCTGATCTCCAAGGTGTGGCATCTGGTGCCGATCAGCGGCTACGACGGCGGGCTCGATGCCCCTCGTTTCCTGATTCTGCCGGTGCTGCTCGGTGTGATTTCGGGCATCGGGAGCAGTACGCGCTGGTACCGCACGATTTTCCTTGAAGAAATCTCCCGCGATTACGTGCGCACCGCGCGGGCCAAGGGGCTGTCGGAGCGCGTGGTGCTGTTCCGTCATGTGCTCAAGAACGCCATGATTCCGATTCTCACTGGGGTGGTGGTGGTCATTCCCATGCTGTTCATGGGGAGTCTGATCATCGAGTCCTTTTTCGGCATTCCCGGTCTGGGCAGCTATACCATCGATGCGATTCAGTCCCAGGATTTCGCCGTCGTGCGCGCCATGGTGTTCATCGGGTCGGTGCTGTACATCATCGGTCTCATGGCGACGGATGTTTCCTATACCTTCGTCGATCCTCGGGTGCGGCTGCAATGATCGAGCACGGCTTCGACCCCGTCCTGTTGTGGACCGACGCACTGTTCTTCATGCTGCTGCTGGCCTTTGCGGCCGGATTGACGCATGCCTGGCGCAGTCCGCCGCTGCGCGTGCAGTGGCAAAAGGTGACGCGACGGGCCACAGGCATGTCGTCGATCGTCATTTTGAGTGCATTTTTGCTGATCGCGGTGCTCGACAGCCTGCATTTCCGGGCCGCTTTACCGCCTGCTGAGGGCGCGACCGACGTCGTGTACTCCACCGAAGTGAGCAGCGTGCTCGATCTGGTGCTCGCACGCCAGAGAGCCGAAGCCGAACGCACCTATTCGGCGCCGCTCGCCACCCACGCCTACGTCAAGGAAACGGTCGAGCTGCCCGATGGCACTCAGACGCGCTCATACCCGCGGCTCAAATACGGTGGTGAATATCTTGATGATACGGATGCCCACCACACGGGCGACATCCTGGCCAAACTGCTCGATGGCATTGGCTACGGGGCCATGATTTCGGCTGCCGCCCTGGTGATCGTCGGCTGGGGCGTCGGGGGGCCGGGGAAGTTGTTGCGCGGTCAGACACGCAATGCCTGGCGTGCGGCGTGGGTCACCTTGTCAGTCCTGGCCTTTGCCGGCGGCGTTCTGTTCTCGCTGGCCCAGGGTTACCACGTGTTCGGCACCGACAAGGTGGGTCAGGATGTACTCATGCTCACCCTCAAGAGTGTGCGTACCGCCATCATGATCGGCACCCTGACCACCCTGGTCACCATGCCACTGGCCATTGCGCTGGGCATTCTGGCCGGCTATTTCGGTGGCTGGGTGGATGATGTCATTCAGTACATCTACACGGTGCTCAATTCCATTCCGGGCGTGTTGCTCATTGCCGCAGCGGTGCTCATGATGCAGGTGTTCATCGAACTGCATCCGGAGTGGTTTTCTACGGCGGCCGAGCGTTCCGACGCTCGCCTGCTGGCCTTGTGCATCATTCTGGGCATGACCAGCTGGACGGGTCTTTGTCGATTGCTGCGCGGTGAAACACTCAAGCTCCGGGAACTCGAGTATGTGCAGGCGGCCCGGGCCTTCGGCGTGCCGACAGTCAAGGTGTTGATGCGGCACATCCTGCCCAACCTCATGCACATCGTCCTGATTGCGATGGTGATGGATTTTTCCGGGCTGGTGCTGGCCGAAGCCGTGCTCTCGTACGTGGGTATTGGCGTCGATCCGAACATGGCCAGTTTTGGCACCATGATCAACGCCGCCCGCATGGAGCTGGCGAGAGACCCCATGGTGTGGTGGTCGCTGGCCGCCGCCTTTGTCTTCATGTTCGTGCTGGTGCTGGCCGCAAACCTGCTGGCTGATGTGGTCCGGGATGCCTTCGATCCGCGCGGGTAAGTGCGAGGCCGTGCTCAGGCGAACAGATTGACGCTCGGCGCGCTTTCGTTGATCTTGGTGTAAGCGTTGATGGCTGCGCTCAGCTGACTGGTGGCGCCGTCTGCACCGTTGGCCGCATTGCCTTGTCGAGCCAGCTCCTGCTGCGCCTGTGCCTGCATCTGTGCCGCCTGGGCTGCAACCCGGTAGTCCTGGGCTGATGGGTCGACCGGTGCCATGGCGGCACGTCGAATCTGGTCGGCTTTTCGAATCGTCTCCTCAGGCGTCCGACCGGGCGAGACATCGATCTGCACTTCGCCACCAACGGCATACATCTTGCCATCGGGGCCTTTCACCATATCGAAGTTGGCGCCGCTCTGGGCCAGACCGCCGGATGCTGCCAGATGGGCCGCCTCGTGGGCACGCACCCGGGTGTCGGTGGCGGCCAGTTCTTCGACTGAGGGCCCGCTCGACATCGCCTTGTCTGCGTCCTCGTCCGCCTGGCGGGCACTGCGCGCGGGTGCCGCCGCCCGATCAAGGTCGGGGCGGCTGGCGGCAACCTGAAAACTCGCAGCAGAAGCAGTGAGGCTCGAAATCATCACACACCCACGTGGCGCAACGGCACTTGTAGTGAGTCTAGTGACTGATTTTCACCAAAAATAGGGTCAGAGAGGCTTCGATGCGGGAGAAGCTTCAGTCGGATTGCTATCCGCTGCCTTGGCAGGACGGGGTGGAGGCAGAACCTCGCAGAACCATTTGGCGGCCAGGGTCGTGACGGTCTCCAGGGTGCCGGGCTGGCTGAAGCTCTCGTCGGCGCCGCCCACGTCCTGCCAGTGCTTGCTCGCCCTGATGAGGTCAAAGGCGCGACGCACCATGTCGCGCCCCGGGTCGTTGCGACCGACGACCACATGAACCGGCACGGTCACGTTGCCGAGTGGGCCCGCACCGGCCAGATCAAGTCGACCGCCGCGGCAAAACAGGGCATCAAAACCTTCTTCGAGTCGAGCGGCCGCGCGCACGGCAGCGCCGCTACCGGTGCCGCTGCAGAACAGTCCGCGCGCGAGACCGTCGAGCGGCGGTTGATGGTCGACCCAGTCCAGTGCCGATTCGAGGCGTGTGGCAAGCAGTGGCGTATTGAATCGAATGTCCGGGTCGCGCGCTTCTTCGTGCACGGTGAGCAGATCGACGAGGAGTGTGGCGAAACCCGCCGCCTGCATCTGGTGGGTCACATAGGCCTCGCGCGATGTCTCATGACGGCCCGCCGAGGTCTGGGTGACGATGATGAGACCACGCACGTCGGGTGCGTGGGCAAGGAGGGCGCCCAACCAGACGGGGCCAGCGGGCAGGCTCAGTTCGATATTGCGCAACTTCATGCTCATGAGCGGATACGTTACACCTTATCGATTCATGGTGCATGAGCCGAGATTCGAACGGGGATGCGCCGATTGCCGAAGTCCCCCGCGTGTCGATCGAAATGGCCGGCAATGGCATGCCCGCAGTTGCTGCAATGGCCCTCGGGTGTTAAGGCGTAGTGCATGATCTGGTAGCCGTCGCGCACGATGAGCGCGGTGTGGCAGGCAGGGCAAAGGGTCGTGCTGCCTTCGGTGTCGCGAACGTTGCCTGTGTAGACGTAGTGGGCGCCCGCATCCATCGCGATCTGGCGGGCACGCCGGACCGTGGCCAATGGCGTGGCCGGATGGCGATCGAGTTTGTAATCCGGATGAAACGCAGTGAAATGGAGCGGTACATCCGGCCCCAGTTCCCGAACCACCCAGTCGGACAGGGCGCGCAGTTCATCATCGCTGTCGTTTTCACCGGGGATGAGCAGCGTCGTGATCTCGAGCCAGACCTTCGTCTCATGTCTGAGCCAGTACAGCGTGTCGAGCACGGGCGCCAGATGCGCCCCGGTCAGCTTGAAATAGAACGCTTCCGAGAAGGCCTTGAGGTCGACGTTCGCAGCGTCGACATGGCGAAAGAAGTCGTCTCGTCCCTGACCATGGATGTAGCCTGCCGTGACTGCAACCGTCTTGATGCCGCGTTGGTGACACGCGTCGGCCGTGTCGATGGCGTATTCGGCAAAGATCACCGGGTCGTTATACGTAAAGGCAACACTGCGACAGTCGTGGTGGGCAGCGGCGCTCGCAATGGCGTCCGGGGTGGCGGTGTCCATGAGGCGGTCCATGTCGCGCGATTTGCTGATATCCCAGTTCTGACAGAACTTGCAGGCAAGATTGCACCCCGCCGTGCCGAAGGACAGCACCTTGCTGCCCGGATGGAAATGGTTGAGCGGCTTCTTTTCGATGGGGTCGATGCAGAAACCGGAACTGCGGCCCCAGGTCGTCAGCACCATTTCGCCCCGGTCCATCTGACGGACGAAACAGGCGGCGCGCTGACCTTCATGCAGGCGACAGGTGCGCGGACACAGATCGCACTCGATCCGGCCGTCGTCGAGTCGATGCCAGTAGCGGGCCGGGTGACGGGTTTCAGGCGCAGTCATACGACACCTCCTAAACCACAGATGGCGGCGGGCCAGCCCAAATCAAGCCTGAGGGCGTGCCGCTGAACGCTCGCTCTCCTTCCATTTGCGCACTGGATAGGTGGCGATCATGATGCTGCTGGACCAGAAGTCGGGCGGGAGCCCGGCCTTCTGCTTGAGTGCCGCGAGAAAGTCGCCCGGTGCCGGTATCTGTTCCCAGACCTGAGGCAGGAAGGTGGCCTGGCCACGGCAACCGTTGAAAAGGATCACGCCGTCTTCGCCGGGGCGCAGCCGGGCAATGACGTCCGATTCGCTCGTGGCCTCAAGAAAAGTCGACGCACCGATGAGCGAGACTTCGATGCGGATGTCCGGCCACTCAGCGGCACTCACCGGCGGGAAGCGCGGATCGCGAAAGGCGGCGTTGCAGGCATTGATCGCGACGTCATCGGCCAGGGAACGGGTGGGCTTCAGGCTGCCGATGCACCCCCGCAACTGCCCGTGCTCGGTCAGTGTCACAAAGGTCGCGCCGCGTTCGCTCATGTCTTCATCCGCACACGGTGCCGAGGCAAGCCGGAGCTCGTGTTCAATGGCCCGGCGTGCGCGTGCGAGCAGGCGATCACCCAGGGCGTCCTCAGTGTGAGACATGCGGGCGCTCCTGGCAGAAGGCAATACTGGTGTATCCGACCACGCGATTGCGGTCACCCGAGGTATCGCCCGAATTGCGATGATCGAGCAGCGTCGGGACCAGATGATGTCGCTGGGCCGCGAGCAGCAGGCCGTTGACCGGCAGCGCGCCACAGGCCTGTTCGAAATTCAGCTGCGGCTGGAGCCGGAGGATTTCCTCCACCGTGGCCTGATCGCGCCAGTTGGCCTGGTGATAGGGCAGGTAGTGCGACAGGTCCGACGAGATGACGATCAGCGTTTCTTCCTGCCCCCAAAGCGTCTCGAGCACATCGGCAACGCGACCGGCCGTGGTCCGCCCCACCAGCAGCGGCACCACAGTGATGTGTTCGAGCACGGTCTGAAGGAACGGCAGCTGCACCTCCAGTGAATGTTCGAGGGCGTGGGCCGCTTCATCCACGTGGATGTCAGGCGCGAGTTGAAGTTGCTCCCAGGCCGTTCTGTCGAGGCTGATTTCGCCCAGCGGCGTTGCAAAGGTCTGGGAGGCGGGCAGGGCAAAACCGTCGACCGGCTGGCGGTGCGCAGGACCGAGCAGCACGACGCGACGATAGAACGGCGCGGCGCCGCGCAAGGACGCGTAGGCACTGGCGGCGATGGGGCCGGAGTAGATGTAGCCCGCATGTGGCACGATCACCGCCTTGGGCCAGTGGACCTTTTCCAGCGGCATGGCTGCATTGAGCAGATCGCCGATCATGGTGTTGAGCGCACGCGGATCGGCGGGATAGAAGGCGCCGGCGACGGCCGGGCGGCGGATGGATGCGTTCGCCATGAATCCCCCTGAGCGACTGCGGGAAATGATGATTGAAGTATACGCCTATGGGCCAAGCCCGACCCAGGCGAGACCGCCCGCGATGCCGAGTCCGACCGGTGCCATTCCGAGCATCACCCGCTTGGTCAGCGGGCGCCCGCCAATGAAGCTGGCCATGCCGGCCTTGAACGCCAGATTCGAGATCATGGCCAGTCCGGCGGCGGTCACCGTGGGGTGGGCTGCCAGGCGCTCTAGCGAAAAGAGCCGCAGGCTCGAGAGCGTGATCGCATCGACATCGGTCAGGCCGGACGCGAGTGCCACCAGATAGAGCCCCTTGTTGCCGACGGCTTCGGAGAGCCAGGCGGATATGAAAAGCACGACACCGTAAAGGCCACCGAAGGTGAGGGCGGCGCGCAGCTCCATCGGGTTCTTGGTGTCCGGGACCGGGCTGTCGCTCTTCTGGCGCAGGTCGCGCCAGTTCAGTGCCAGCGGGATGACGCCAAGCGCGAGCCCGGGTGCCACCACGCGGACGATCAGCGGCAAGAGTTCCGGCGCCAGTACCGCCGCTACGATGGCGACCCGGATCACCATGACCAGGTTTGCCTGAAGGATCACCAGCGCAGCGGTCGGACTGAACTCCGGCCGTTCTTTCGCATCCCGGGCAAAGACCAGCGTGGTGGCCGTGCTCGACACGAGGCCGCCAAAGATGCCCACGATCGGGGCGCCGTAACGATTGCCCACGAGTTTGAGTGCCGCATAGCCAGCCAGGCTCACACCGGCAATGAGCACGACCATCAACCAGACCTGATAGGGATTGAGTGCGCCGTAGGGGCCGAAATCCTCATTGGGCAGCACGGGCAGGATCACCAGCGAGAGCACGCAGAACTGGAGGATGGAGGTCCAGTCCCGGGGGGTGAGCTTCGCGGCCCATCCGCGCAAGGTGGTCTTGAAGTACAGCAGTACGGTGGTGCCCACCGCGATCATGATCGCCAATTGCTGATAGCCGGACCACACCATGAAACCGAGCAGGTGACACAGAAGCAGGGCCACCACGGTGGTGGTACCGGGGTCGAGCGGATCGGGGCGTCGCATGTAGGCCGCGATGATCATGACCCCGACCAGCAGTGTGCCGACCAGCAGCGGCCAGACAGAGTCCGTCACACTGGCGAGCAGCCCGTTGAGGGCACCATACAGGCCGACCAGGGCAAAGGTGCGCAGGCCGGCGCGTGCCGACGGGCGTTGTTCGCGCTCAAGGCCCATGAGCAGGCCGATACCGACGGCCACGGCGATGGCCTTGATCTGAGCCGGGTCGATGGAAAGCTCGGGATTCATGCCTGTATTCTACGCCGCCGAGATCTCCGCCATGCGAGGCGCGCCAAGCAGGTAGAATCGCACTCCATCATGCAAAGCAAACGTCACCGTCACTACGCGCTGGTTCCGGCGGCAGGAGCCGGCAGCCGCATGGGCAAGGAGATACCCAAGCAGTATCTCGATCTGCTCGGCGAGCCCCTGTTGCGCCACACCTTGCGCACCCTGTGTCAGGCCCCGATGATCGACCGGGTCTATGTCGTGCTCTCGGTGGGCGACCCGATCTGGAACGAGCGCGACTGGAGCGATCTGGGCGAGAAGCTTCACCCGCTCTACGTGGGCGGGGCGACTCGCGCCGACAGTGTGCTCAATGGTTTGCGTGCGATTCGTGGCGATGCAGGTGACGGCGACTGGATTCTGGTGCACGACGCAGCGCGTCCGTGCCTGGCGCAGTGGCATATCGACGCGCTGATTTCGACGCTCGATGACGATGAAGTGGGGGGCATTCTCGCCGTGCCGGTCGCCGACACGCTCAAGCGCAGCAATGGTCATGGCCGTGTTGAAAAGACGGTGCCACGAGACAGCCTCTGGCAGGCACAGACGCCGCAGATGTTCCGGTACATCATGCTACGCCGCGCCCTCGAAACCGCGCGAGAAGTCACTGACGAGGCCAGCGCCATCGAAGCTGCCGGATTGCATCCAAGGCTCGTTCAGGGCGATACCACCAACTTGAAAGTCACCTATCCGCTTGACCTCCATCTGGCTGAGTGGATCTTGAAGAATCGGGAGGCATAGGCCGTGTCATCGGGATTTCGAATCGGGCAGGGGTTTGACGTGCACGCCCTGGTCAGCGGCAGGCCGCTCATCATCGGCGGTGTGACCATTCCTTACGAGAAGGGTCTGCTCGGGCACTCGGACGCCGATGTGCTGCTCCACGCCATCACCGACGCCTTGCTCGGCGCGGCCGGGTTGGGTGATATCGGTCGGCATTTTCCGGATACCGATCCTGCCCATGCCGGGGCCGACAGTCGCAAGCTCTTGCGCGAAGCCATGGTCAGTGTGCGGCAGGCGGGTTTCAGAGTGGGCAATGTCGACGCGACCGTGATCGCCCAGGCGCCCAAGCTGTTGCCGCATGTGCCGGCCATGGTCGCGAACATCGCCGCCGATCTCGACGTGACCGAGGAGTGCGTCAACATCAAGGGAAAAACGACCGAGCGCCTCGGCTTTACCGGACGCGGAGAGGGCATTGCCGCGCAGGCTGTGGCGCTGTTGGTGCGCGACGACATCGCCGATGAGCGAGGCGCCTGAGCGGGTTCGGGTTTTCTTTGCGCTGTGGCCCGACGCAGCTACGGCTGATGCGCTGGCCGCGCTGACCGAGCTGGCGGCACC
Coding sequences within:
- a CDS encoding ABC transporter permease; the encoded protein is MFAYLFRRLLYALPILLGVNIITFALFFVVNTPDDMARMQLGTKRVTPEAIERWKADRGYDKPLFFNESASGAQALTDTVFFDKSIRMFAFDFGRAEDGRDIAREIRMRMGPSLAIAIPTFILGLVASVSFALMLVFFRATPLDFWGVVICVAMMSISSLFYIIGGQWLISKVWHLVPISGYDGGLDAPRFLILPVLLGVISGIGSSTRWYRTIFLEEISRDYVRTARAKGLSERVVLFRHVLKNAMIPILTGVVVVIPMLFMGSLIIESFFGIPGLGSYTIDAIQSQDFAVVRAMVFIGSVLYIIGLMATDVSYTFVDPRVRLQ
- a CDS encoding ABC transporter permease subunit, yielding MIEHGFDPVLLWTDALFFMLLLAFAAGLTHAWRSPPLRVQWQKVTRRATGMSSIVILSAFLLIAVLDSLHFRAALPPAEGATDVVYSTEVSSVLDLVLARQRAEAERTYSAPLATHAYVKETVELPDGTQTRSYPRLKYGGEYLDDTDAHHTGDILAKLLDGIGYGAMISAAALVIVGWGVGGPGKLLRGQTRNAWRAAWVTLSVLAFAGGVLFSLAQGYHVFGTDKVGQDVLMLTLKSVRTAIMIGTLTTLVTMPLAIALGILAGYFGGWVDDVIQYIYTVLNSIPGVLLIAAAVLMMQVFIELHPEWFSTAAERSDARLLALCIILGMTSWTGLCRLLRGETLKLRELEYVQAARAFGVPTVKVLMRHILPNLMHIVLIAMVMDFSGLVLAEAVLSYVGIGVDPNMASFGTMINAARMELARDPMVWWSLAAAFVFMFVLVLAANLLADVVRDAFDPRG
- a CDS encoding putative metalloprotease CJM1_0395 family protein — protein: MISSLTASAASFQVAASRPDLDRAAAPARSARQADEDADKAMSSGPSVEELAATDTRVRAHEAAHLAASGGLAQSGANFDMVKGPDGKMYAVGGEVQIDVSPGRTPEETIRKADQIRRAAMAPVDPSAQDYRVAAQAAQMQAQAQQELARQGNAANGADGATSQLSAAINAYTKINESAPSVNLFA
- a CDS encoding dienelactone hydrolase family protein, whose protein sequence is MSMKLRNIELSLPAGPVWLGALLAHAPDVRGLIIVTQTSAGRHETSREAYVTHQMQAAGFATLLVDLLTVHEEARDPDIRFNTPLLATRLESALDWVDHQPPLDGLARGLFCSGTGSGAAVRAAARLEEGFDALFCRGGRLDLAGAGPLGNVTVPVHVVVGRNDPGRDMVRRAFDLIRASKHWQDVGGADESFSQPGTLETVTTLAAKWFCEVLPPPRPAKAADSNPTEASPASKPL
- the amrS gene encoding AmmeMemoRadiSam system radical SAM enzyme — encoded protein: MTAPETRHPARYWHRLDDGRIECDLCPRTCRLHEGQRAACFVRQMDRGEMVLTTWGRSSGFCIDPIEKKPLNHFHPGSKVLSFGTAGCNLACKFCQNWDISKSRDMDRLMDTATPDAIASAAAHHDCRSVAFTYNDPVIFAEYAIDTADACHQRGIKTVAVTAGYIHGQGRDDFFRHVDAANVDLKAFSEAFYFKLTGAHLAPVLDTLYWLRHETKVWLEITTLLIPGENDSDDELRALSDWVVRELGPDVPLHFTAFHPDYKLDRHPATPLATVRRARQIAMDAGAHYVYTGNVRDTEGSTTLCPACHTALIVRDGYQIMHYALTPEGHCSNCGHAIAGHFDRHAGDFGNRRIPVRISAHAP
- the amrA gene encoding AmmeMemoRadiSam system protein A, whose translation is MSHTEDALGDRLLARARRAIEHELRLASAPCADEDMSERGATFVTLTEHGQLRGCIGSLKPTRSLADDVAINACNAAFRDPRFPPVSAAEWPDIRIEVSLIGASTFLEATSESDVIARLRPGEDGVILFNGCRGQATFLPQVWEQIPAPGDFLAALKQKAGLPPDFWSSSIMIATYPVRKWKESERSAARPQA
- the amrB gene encoding AmmeMemoRadiSam system protein B, whose amino-acid sequence is MANASIRRPAVAGAFYPADPRALNTMIGDLLNAAMPLEKVHWPKAVIVPHAGYIYSGPIAASAYASLRGAAPFYRRVVLLGPAHRQPVDGFALPASQTFATPLGEISLDRTAWEQLQLAPDIHVDEAAHALEHSLEVQLPFLQTVLEHITVVPLLVGRTTAGRVADVLETLWGQEETLIVISSDLSHYLPYHQANWRDQATVEEILRLQPQLNFEQACGALPVNGLLLAAQRHHLVPTLLDHRNSGDTSGDRNRVVGYTSIAFCQERPHVSH
- a CDS encoding MgtC/SapB family protein, with protein sequence MNPELSIDPAQIKAIAVAVGIGLLMGLEREQRPSARAGLRTFALVGLYGALNGLLASVTDSVWPLLVGTLLVGVMIIAAYMRRPDPLDPGTTTVVALLLCHLLGFMVWSGYQQLAIMIAVGTTVLLYFKTTLRGWAAKLTPRDWTSILQFCVLSLVILPVLPNEDFGPYGALNPYQVWLMVVLIAGVSLAGYAALKLVGNRYGAPIVGIFGGLVSSTATTLVFARDAKERPEFSPTAALVILQANLVMVIRVAIVAAVLAPELLPLIVRVVAPGLALGVIPLALNWRDLRQKSDSPVPDTKNPMELRAALTFGGLYGVVLFISAWLSEAVGNKGLYLVALASGLTDVDAITLSSLRLFSLERLAAHPTVTAAGLAMISNLAFKAGMASFIGGRPLTKRVMLGMAPVGLGIAGGLAWVGLGP
- the ispD gene encoding 2-C-methyl-D-erythritol 4-phosphate cytidylyltransferase, translating into MQSKRHRHYALVPAAGAGSRMGKEIPKQYLDLLGEPLLRHTLRTLCQAPMIDRVYVVLSVGDPIWNERDWSDLGEKLHPLYVGGATRADSVLNGLRAIRGDAGDGDWILVHDAARPCLAQWHIDALISTLDDDEVGGILAVPVADTLKRSNGHGRVEKTVPRDSLWQAQTPQMFRYIMLRRALETAREVTDEASAIEAAGLHPRLVQGDTTNLKVTYPLDLHLAEWILKNREA
- the ispF gene encoding 2-C-methyl-D-erythritol 2,4-cyclodiphosphate synthase, with the translated sequence MSSGFRIGQGFDVHALVSGRPLIIGGVTIPYEKGLLGHSDADVLLHAITDALLGAAGLGDIGRHFPDTDPAHAGADSRKLLREAMVSVRQAGFRVGNVDATVIAQAPKLLPHVPAMVANIAADLDVTEECVNIKGKTTERLGFTGRGEGIAAQAVALLVRDDIADERGA